One part of the Pseudodesulfovibrio alkaliphilus genome encodes these proteins:
- a CDS encoding anthranilate synthase component II — MFLLIDNFDSFTFNLVQAFQVLGAEPVVIRNDKNKVLALAESGRLTRVCLSPGPSNPENAGHCLEFLKRLPARVPVLGVCLGHQTLGHFAGAPVVRAERIMHGKTSLVHHQGAGIFAGLPNPFEVCRYHSLLVPAEKAADVLEVTARTDRGEVMGLAYRDRPWFGVQFHPESILTPHGPKILKNFLSVEG; from the coding sequence ATGTTTTTGCTGATCGATAATTTCGACTCCTTCACCTTCAACCTGGTGCAGGCTTTTCAGGTGCTGGGGGCCGAGCCGGTGGTCATCCGCAACGACAAGAACAAGGTACTCGCCCTTGCCGAAAGCGGCCGACTCACCCGCGTCTGCCTCTCGCCCGGCCCGAGCAACCCGGAGAACGCCGGGCACTGCCTGGAGTTTCTGAAGCGGCTCCCGGCCCGGGTGCCTGTGCTGGGCGTATGCCTTGGCCATCAGACTCTGGGGCATTTTGCGGGCGCCCCGGTGGTCCGTGCCGAGCGTATCATGCACGGCAAGACCTCACTGGTTCACCACCAGGGCGCTGGAATATTCGCAGGGCTTCCCAACCCCTTTGAGGTCTGCCGCTACCACTCGCTGCTTGTCCCGGCCGAAAAGGCGGCGGATGTCCTGGAGGTCACGGCCCGCACCGACCGGGGCGAGGTCATGGGCCTGGCGTACCGCGACAGACCGTGGTTCGGTGTGCAATTCCACCCCGAATCCATCCTGACCCCGCATGGTCCGAAAATACTCAAAAACTTCCTGAGCGTGGAGGGATAA
- the trpD gene encoding anthranilate phosphoribosyltransferase: protein MTVTVSEILELLARRESLTDEQAGLMFSEMMSGNLTEGQIGAFLMGLRTKGEDSTDLAAGVRAGLAVAVRIPGFDGSREEPVIDTCGTGGDGQCSVNCSTAVSLFLADMGHTVAKHGNRALSSSCGSADALEALGVPLEQTPEEAARSLEEHHFAFLFAPAYHPAFKHVMPVRRQLGIRTLFNLMGPLLNPARPSHQLLGVGAPDKLHLMGETLLLTGVRRALIFAGAGGFDELTTWGVNRGYLINDDVMEKITVNPEKLGFAPHAPEDVRVGGKDDAVAKLREVLAGTGPRAMMDMVALNLAGCLHLLDQGTMRECADMARDIVNNGLTKGIPNAG from the coding sequence ATGACCGTCACTGTATCCGAAATACTCGAGCTGCTGGCCCGCCGGGAGTCCCTGACCGACGAGCAGGCCGGGCTCATGTTCTCCGAGATGATGAGCGGCAACCTGACCGAAGGACAGATCGGCGCCTTTCTCATGGGCCTGCGGACCAAGGGGGAGGACTCCACGGACCTGGCTGCCGGCGTCCGCGCCGGGCTGGCGGTAGCGGTCAGAATCCCCGGCTTCGACGGCAGCCGCGAGGAGCCGGTCATAGACACCTGCGGCACGGGCGGCGACGGCCAGTGCAGCGTCAACTGCTCCACCGCCGTGTCCCTTTTCCTGGCCGACATGGGCCATACCGTGGCCAAGCACGGCAACCGCGCCCTGTCCTCATCGTGCGGTTCGGCCGACGCGCTGGAAGCCCTCGGGGTGCCGCTGGAGCAGACGCCCGAGGAGGCGGCCAGGAGCCTTGAGGAGCACCACTTCGCCTTCCTCTTCGCTCCGGCCTACCATCCGGCCTTCAAGCACGTCATGCCGGTTCGCCGCCAGCTCGGCATCCGCACCCTGTTCAACCTCATGGGCCCGCTGCTCAACCCGGCCCGCCCATCGCACCAGCTACTCGGCGTGGGCGCACCCGACAAGCTCCACCTCATGGGCGAGACCCTGCTGCTGACAGGCGTACGCCGCGCCCTCATCTTCGCCGGAGCGGGCGGTTTCGACGAGCTGACCACCTGGGGCGTCAACCGGGGCTACCTGATCAACGACGATGTCATGGAAAAGATCACTGTCAATCCCGAGAAACTCGGTTTCGCTCCCCATGCGCCCGAGGACGTGCGCGTCGGCGGCAAGGACGATGCCGTGGCCAAACTACGCGAAGTCCTCGCGGGCACCGGCCCCAGGGCCATGATGGACATGGTTGCCCTCAATCTGGCAGGGTGCCTCCACCTTCTCGACCAAGGCACCA